In one Amaranthus tricolor cultivar Red isolate AtriRed21 chromosome 8, ASM2621246v1, whole genome shotgun sequence genomic region, the following are encoded:
- the LOC130820210 gene encoding receptor-like protein 12 produces MASTQSYNISSLLFLIILQIFNPTFQQSQPPSPQLNIIDRNILILIKNSLTDLPHSTFFSTWNFSSSDPCTAFSGLTCSLTTPSTLRVSTLNLGSGQFGSLGLAGTLPESITRLTELTQLILNPGLVTGPIPSGLGNLVNLRVISLAHNRLSGPIPSSLTRLRWLHTVDLGYNQLTGRIPPTLLTELTQLRVLILANNRLIGELPESTQESQLLHLDLKTNHLEGPIPPTLPLNLRYLSLSQNNLWGPITNGSIESLSQLEYLDLSQNLFSGPLPSSLLRPSLSSLLLHRNNFSGTITDSFIKYPEESVVDLSHNCFSGKLPEAVAGATSVYLNNNRFSGPVLESYIQELEEGRIKTLYLQHNFLDEFPTRKHGVSLPNEVAVCLYYNCMVPPVGISVCPTSAGDQVSRPADQCSVFHNN; encoded by the coding sequence ATGGCTTCTACTCAATCTTACAACATTTCTTCCCTACTTTTTCTTAtcattttacaaatttttaaccCAACATTTCAACAATCTCAACCACCATCTCCACAACTTAACATAATTGATCGTAATATCCTTATTCTCATTAAGAACTCTCTTACTGATCTTCCTCACTCAACTTTCTTCTCCACTTGGAACTTCTCCTCATCTGATCCTTGCACCGCCTTCTCCGGCCTTACTTGCTCTCTTACTACTCCCTCCACCCTCCGTGTCTCCACTCTCAACCTCGGCTCCGGTCAGTTCGGCTCCCTTGGTCTTGCCGGGACACTCCCCGAGTCTATCACTCGACTCACTGAGTTAACTCAGCTTATTCTCAACCCGGGCTTAGTCACTGGCCCCATTCCGTCCGGGTTGGGAAACCTCGTCAACCTTCGGGTAATTTCCTTGGCTCACAACCGCCTCTCTGGTCCCATTCCTTCTTCTCTCACTCGTCTCCGCTGGCTTCACACTGTCGACCTTGGGTACAACCAGTTAACAGGCCGGATCCCACCTACATTACTCACTGAGTTGACTCAACTCCGAGTCCTCATTCTCGCTAACAACCGTCTCATCGGCGAGTTACCCGAGTCAACTCAGGAATCCCAACTCCTCCACTTAGACCTTAAAACTAACCACCTTGAGGGTCCCATTCCACCTACATTACCGTTAAACCTCCGTTACCTATCCCTCTCGCAAAACAATCTGTGGGGCCCTATAACCAACGGTTCAATAGAGTCGTTATCTCAACTAGAATATCTAGACCTCAGCCAAAATCTATTTAGTGGGCCTCTCCCTTCCTCTCTCCTCCGCCCTTCTCTCTCCTCTCTCCTCCTTCACCGGAATAACTTCTCCGGCACAATAACTGATTCTTTTATAAAATATCCCGAGGAAAGCGTGGTAGACCTCAGCCATAATTGCTTCTCAGGGAAACTCCCGGAAGCGGTTGCCGGAGCCACCAGCGTCTACCTTAACAACAACCGGTTCAGTGGGCCCGTCCTAGAGTCCTACATACAAGAATTAGAAGAAGGAAGGATAAAAACTTTATACCTTCAACACAACTTCCTAGATGAGTTCCCCACAAGAAAGCATGGAGTGTCATTGCCAAATGAAGTTGCAGTTTGCTTGTATTACAATTGTATGGTCCCACCAGTAGGGATTAGCGTGTGCCCTACAAGCGCCGGTGATCAAGTATCTCGTCCTGCCGATCAATGCTCGGTGTTtcataacaattaa